In Archangium violaceum, the following are encoded in one genomic region:
- a CDS encoding ATP-binding protein: MRARRVAWLMGWLDVFLSEPLRRSSAEERVRCRMLVGASLLLLAVDLLFLLYVPWTVSPWAFGLIGVGCLAGFSSSLWLLRRSTSSRGPAVVLCSLLTASIVSSGFFARDVSVGLHPACMLIPVLAIYLLGAWDSLPFVGMASLGVGLLLPLWHGARGGEWMRCLFAAVFMVGTWGMGWLMLASRGQMSTELERALRTLRESEGKLTSLLENTEDVVCSLDAHGRLIAANLALRDMYQELIGEEPMPGDLLFPEHAPETLRQRWQECTRQVLAGKRVRFEASPSRLKRARVLDISVNPVLDGVGQVVGMTVFGRDITDRKEAEARLGEMHRSLLDVSRQAGMAEMATGVLHNVGNALNSVNVSVNLLFERLSQSRVEGVGKVAELLAEHGADLGAFLTADGRGRQLPAYLRVLGAQLNAERVVLLEEVRTLQTSVEHIKSVVSMQQAHARFSGVVERLEVTALLDDALRLHAESLEQLGIQVRREYTPGVLVRVDRHKLLQILLNLLSNARHALLESGRPDKHLVIRVERMVAERLRIAVADNGVGISPEDAPRLFTQGFTTKKDGHGFGLHISALAAAEMDAFLSCTSEGRGQGATFTIDLPIAGEESRA; encoded by the coding sequence GTGCGCGCGCGGAGGGTGGCCTGGCTGATGGGCTGGCTGGACGTGTTCCTCTCCGAGCCGCTGCGCCGTTCCTCCGCGGAGGAGCGCGTGCGCTGCCGGATGCTGGTGGGCGCCAGCCTGCTGCTGCTGGCGGTGGATCTGCTCTTCCTGCTCTACGTGCCCTGGACGGTGTCCCCCTGGGCGTTCGGCCTCATCGGCGTGGGGTGCCTGGCGGGTTTCTCGAGCTCGCTGTGGCTGTTGCGCCGGAGCACCTCCTCGCGGGGGCCGGCGGTGGTGCTGTGCTCCCTGCTGACGGCGTCGATCGTGTCCTCCGGGTTCTTCGCGAGGGATGTCAGCGTGGGCCTGCACCCCGCGTGCATGCTGATCCCCGTGCTGGCCATCTACCTGCTGGGGGCGTGGGACAGCCTGCCTTTCGTGGGGATGGCCAGCCTGGGCGTGGGCCTGCTGCTGCCGCTGTGGCACGGGGCGCGGGGCGGGGAGTGGATGCGGTGCTTGTTCGCCGCCGTCTTCATGGTGGGCACGTGGGGGATGGGCTGGTTGATGCTCGCCTCGCGTGGCCAGATGAGCACGGAGCTGGAGCGGGCGCTGCGCACGTTGCGCGAGAGCGAAGGCAAGCTGACGAGCCTGCTGGAGAACACCGAGGACGTCGTCTGCTCGCTGGATGCCCACGGGCGGCTCATCGCGGCCAACCTGGCGCTGCGGGACATGTATCAGGAGCTCATCGGCGAGGAGCCGATGCCCGGGGATCTGCTCTTCCCGGAGCACGCGCCCGAGACGCTGCGCCAGCGCTGGCAGGAGTGCACCCGGCAGGTGCTCGCCGGCAAGCGGGTGCGCTTCGAGGCGTCGCCTTCGCGGCTGAAGCGGGCGCGGGTGCTGGACATCTCCGTCAACCCCGTGCTGGATGGAGTGGGTCAGGTGGTGGGGATGACGGTCTTCGGCCGGGACATCACGGATCGCAAGGAGGCCGAGGCGCGGCTGGGGGAGATGCACCGCAGCCTGCTGGACGTGTCCCGCCAGGCGGGCATGGCGGAGATGGCCACCGGGGTGCTGCACAACGTGGGCAACGCGCTCAACAGCGTGAACGTGTCGGTGAACCTGTTGTTCGAGCGGCTGAGTCAGTCGCGGGTGGAGGGGGTGGGGAAGGTGGCGGAGCTGCTGGCCGAGCATGGCGCGGACCTGGGGGCCTTCCTCACCGCGGATGGGCGGGGCAGGCAGCTGCCGGCCTACCTGAGGGTGCTGGGAGCGCAGCTCAACGCGGAGCGGGTGGTGCTGTTGGAGGAGGTGCGGACGTTGCAGACGAGTGTGGAGCACATCAAGTCCGTGGTGAGCATGCAGCAGGCGCACGCCCGCTTCTCGGGGGTGGTGGAGCGGCTGGAGGTGACGGCGCTATTGGACGATGCGCTGCGCCTGCATGCCGAGTCGCTCGAGCAGCTGGGCATCCAGGTGCGGCGCGAGTACACGCCGGGTGTGCTGGTGCGGGTGGACCGGCACAAGCTGCTCCAAATCCTGCTCAACCTGTTGAGCAACGCGCGCCACGCGTTGCTGGAGAGCGGGCGGCCGGACAAGCACCTCGTCATCCGGGTGGAGCGTATGGTCGCCGAGCGTTTGCGTATCGCGGTGGCGGATAATGGAGTGGGCATCTCTCCGGAGGATGCGCCCCGTCTGTTCACCCAAGGGTTCACCACGAAGAAGGACGGACATGGGTTCGGCCTTCACATCAGCGCCCTGGCGGCGGCGGAGATGGACGCGTTCCTCTCCTGCACGAGCGAAGGCCGTGGCCAGGGCGCCACCTTCACCATCGACCTGCCCATCGCGGGCGAGGAGAGCAGGGCATGA
- a CDS encoding DUF2378 family protein, producing the protein MGAWIMQGLEESRGLGAERSSAQQRRLVFEHTIEGLFRISLRHRLSALAWQSLREAGLDLSRPLAPAYPYETWKRALEISVADLYPFLPREEAWRRMGRDVVDGMMRTVLGRAMVGVSRLLGPLRSLRRLNNTLRSADNYVESRLTELSPTSCEVWINEVMEQPSYYQGVLEACLTLAGGREIRTRLLSRDGRGARFHVEWEE; encoded by the coding sequence ATGGGAGCGTGGATCATGCAGGGCCTGGAGGAGAGCCGGGGGCTGGGGGCCGAGCGTTCGTCGGCGCAGCAGCGGCGGTTGGTGTTCGAGCATACGATCGAAGGGCTCTTCCGCATCTCGCTGCGCCACCGCCTGTCGGCGCTGGCCTGGCAGTCGCTGCGAGAGGCGGGGTTGGACTTGTCCCGACCCCTGGCGCCCGCCTACCCGTACGAGACGTGGAAGCGCGCGCTGGAGATTTCCGTCGCCGACCTCTACCCCTTCCTGCCGCGCGAGGAGGCCTGGCGCCGGATGGGGCGGGACGTGGTGGACGGCATGATGCGCACCGTGCTGGGCCGGGCCATGGTGGGCGTGTCCCGGCTCCTGGGGCCGCTGCGCTCGCTGCGGCGGCTCAACAACACCCTGCGCAGCGCGGACAACTACGTGGAGTCGCGCCTCACCGAGCTGTCCCCCACCTCCTGCGAGGTGTGGATCAACGAGGTGATGGAGCAGCCCTCCTACTACCAGGGGGTGCTCGAGGCCTGCCTCACCCTGGCGGGCGGGCGTGAAATCCGCACCCGGTTGCTGTCCCGGGACGGCCGGGGTGCCCGCTTTCACGTGGAGTGGGAGGAGTGA
- a CDS encoding oxygenase MpaB family protein produces the protein MPPSLWTHEFMNEMRTKADPLADAVIERLFTEGKVDAVNHLMRTLVENDDLPSARLPPYVVEYLERTKASVPRLDPERLRAGQELFDLFGPEVMMILGFYSLPAAYAARKGVQVLYRTGFLQKRPVRRVFETAQMVVDVMTEGGMEPDGRGVCTTQKVRLMHAAIRYMIRHDAANPWDAEELGQPINQEDLAGTLMTFSYVVLEGMKALHIELTPEQQEAWLYAWVGVGRIIGLDERLLPANVEEARQLTFLIRQRQVEFSPEGVAMTAALLEGMKQLTPDLLDGLPASMVHFFLDQDQWQGLNVADMLQVPRPDWTTIIPHAIRHIADLTDWVGDNTFVAARLLRYISKDIVEGMLLVERGGQRTPFYIPEHLQDSWKVKPGIRARNAKRRAETAPMGNDSNQKVA, from the coding sequence ATGCCACCGAGCCTCTGGACCCACGAGTTCATGAACGAGATGCGGACGAAGGCGGATCCACTCGCCGACGCCGTCATCGAAAGGTTGTTCACCGAGGGCAAGGTGGACGCGGTCAATCACCTGATGCGGACCCTGGTGGAGAACGATGACCTGCCCTCCGCCCGGCTGCCGCCCTACGTGGTGGAGTACCTGGAGCGGACGAAGGCCTCGGTGCCGCGGTTGGATCCGGAGCGGCTGCGCGCGGGCCAGGAGCTGTTCGACCTGTTCGGCCCCGAGGTGATGATGATCCTCGGCTTCTACTCGCTGCCGGCGGCCTACGCGGCGCGCAAGGGCGTGCAGGTGCTCTACCGCACCGGCTTCCTGCAGAAGCGCCCCGTGCGGCGCGTCTTCGAGACGGCCCAGATGGTGGTGGACGTGATGACCGAGGGCGGCATGGAGCCCGACGGCCGGGGCGTGTGCACCACGCAGAAGGTGCGGCTGATGCACGCGGCCATCCGCTACATGATCCGCCACGACGCGGCCAACCCCTGGGACGCCGAGGAGCTGGGCCAGCCCATCAACCAGGAGGACCTGGCCGGCACGCTGATGACGTTCTCCTACGTGGTGCTCGAGGGCATGAAGGCGCTCCACATCGAGCTCACCCCGGAGCAGCAGGAGGCGTGGCTGTACGCGTGGGTGGGCGTGGGACGCATCATCGGCCTGGACGAGCGGCTGCTGCCGGCCAACGTGGAGGAGGCGCGCCAGCTCACCTTCCTCATCCGCCAGCGGCAGGTGGAGTTCTCGCCCGAGGGCGTGGCGATGACGGCCGCGCTGCTCGAGGGCATGAAGCAGCTCACGCCGGACCTGCTGGATGGGCTGCCGGCGAGCATGGTGCACTTCTTCCTGGACCAGGACCAATGGCAGGGCCTGAACGTGGCGGACATGCTGCAGGTGCCCAGGCCGGACTGGACGACCATCATCCCGCACGCCATCCGGCACATCGCCGACCTGACGGACTGGGTGGGGGACAACACGTTCGTGGCGGCCAGGCTGCTGCGCTACATCAGCAAGGACATCGTCGAGGGGATGCTGCTGGTGGAGCGCGGAGGTCAGCGCACGCCCTTCTACATCCCGGAGCACCTGCAGGACAGCTGGAAGGTCAAGCCGGGCATCCGTGCCCGGAACGCGAAGCGCCGGGCAGAGACCGCGCCCATGGGCAATGACTCCAACCAGAAGGTCGCCTGA
- a CDS encoding chloride channel protein, translated as MRPPPSARPFLQWLFLGGLVGVVSGIASALFLYLLDRATRLREHHTLLVYTLPLAGLVLGLIYDRWGKPIRGGNNLVIDSVHEGDTRIPLRMAPMVLVGTVLTHLFGGSVGREGTAVQMGSSLADAVAHRFRVDAATRRELLSAGIAGGFGSVFGTPIAGTVFGLEVVVIGRMGYEALLPSLVAAVVGDLVTRGLGIAHTAYPAPAPLPLTVPLLGKWLVFAVAVALVATTFVELVHWMKKGWERYVPTLPLRMTAGGLLLVGLWWLVGTDMYLGLGVPTILRAFTDPELPSAAFALKLLFTVLTLSAGFLGGEVTPLFFIGAALGNVLARLLGLPLDMGAAVGLAAMFAAAANTPLALSIMAVELLGSAVLPHVAIVSTLAYLLTGHRGIYPSQRIARLKHGGPLLGRLVPLRELPQETRNEEDARE; from the coding sequence ATGCGCCCGCCCCCTAGCGCCCGACCGTTCCTTCAGTGGCTCTTCCTCGGGGGCCTCGTCGGAGTCGTCTCGGGCATCGCCTCGGCCCTCTTCCTGTACCTGCTGGACCGGGCCACGCGCCTGCGCGAGCACCACACCCTCCTCGTCTACACGCTGCCGCTGGCGGGGCTGGTGCTCGGGCTCATCTACGACCGGTGGGGCAAACCCATCCGTGGCGGCAACAACCTGGTCATCGACAGCGTGCACGAGGGCGACACCCGGATTCCGCTGCGCATGGCGCCCATGGTGCTGGTGGGCACGGTGCTCACGCACCTCTTCGGAGGCAGCGTCGGCCGCGAGGGCACCGCCGTGCAGATGGGGAGCAGCCTCGCCGACGCCGTGGCGCACCGCTTCCGGGTGGACGCGGCCACCCGCCGCGAGCTGCTCTCCGCGGGCATCGCCGGAGGCTTCGGCTCCGTGTTCGGCACGCCCATCGCGGGCACGGTGTTCGGCCTGGAGGTGGTGGTCATCGGCCGCATGGGCTACGAGGCGCTGCTGCCCTCGCTGGTGGCGGCCGTGGTGGGAGACCTCGTGACCCGGGGGCTGGGCATCGCGCACACGGCGTACCCGGCGCCCGCGCCGCTGCCGCTGACGGTGCCGCTGCTCGGCAAGTGGCTCGTGTTCGCGGTGGCCGTGGCGCTGGTGGCCACCACCTTCGTGGAGCTGGTGCACTGGATGAAGAAGGGCTGGGAGCGCTACGTGCCCACCCTGCCGCTCCGCATGACCGCGGGCGGGCTGCTGCTCGTGGGGCTGTGGTGGCTGGTGGGCACGGACATGTACCTGGGCCTGGGCGTGCCGACCATCCTGCGCGCCTTCACCGACCCCGAGCTGCCCTCGGCCGCCTTCGCGCTCAAGCTGCTCTTCACCGTGCTGACGCTGAGCGCGGGCTTCCTCGGCGGCGAGGTGACACCGCTCTTCTTCATCGGCGCGGCCCTGGGCAACGTGCTGGCGAGGCTGCTCGGACTGCCCCTGGACATGGGCGCGGCGGTGGGACTGGCCGCCATGTTCGCCGCCGCCGCCAACACGCCGCTCGCGCTGTCCATCATGGCCGTGGAGCTGCTCGGAAGCGCCGTGCTGCCCCACGTGGCCATCGTGAGCACCCTGGCCTACCTGCTCACGGGACACCGGGGCATCTATCCCTCGCAGCGCATCGCGCGCCTGAAACATGGCGGGCCGCTGTTGGGCAGGCTGGTACCGCTGCGCGAGCTCCCTCAGGAAACGAGAAACGAGGAGGACGCGCGCGAATGA
- a CDS encoding alkaline phosphatase D family protein — protein sequence MSQPLHRRTILKCIVAVAASTALGCPEKEPPVEEGRAYFPQSVASGDPRSGGVVLWTRAVDSEHPDADVELTLEVATDEGFTRRVLELDGLRATLAHDHTLKVKVTNLQPGTRYYYRFIVEKDDKRLGSPVGRTRTAPAPDSGVPVRFAVANCQDFRGRYYNSWQRLLQLDEDLDFILFVGDYIYESDSSVVPSPDPARNVSFTDPGSAMPRSVGGGTELVANAVSNYRDLYRAYRSDPFLQQVHARYPFIVTWDDHEFSDDCWDAHATYTNGRADEFQPDRRRNAELAFFEYQPIDPTDAPPGAIDAEGVPRFPDTRIWRDFTFGSHLRLLVTDYRTHRPDHLIPEDAYPGTVAMDAAVLASLGLTGAFATDAFAYVNIDAFPERKAVLQGAYVQLAVAAGLAQADAAARAAAAVRGNLALAYVNPVLTAAARPGAGPIDPAGQPRGLAFVHLGKTDLFTRVGARYVVIKDTFDVYAAWLQATSGAQDALGQAQEAWLLESAESAQTWKVVASSVSPTSMVWDLRAKADVEPASVRNRYYYSVDQWDGFPDKRRQLLDGMRERAGGRVLFVAGDIHASFASVEHGVPALTAPAISSTAVQEEAGAEVEAAGFPPGSAVYRYVVTELETTFREGNPGIAFVDTEAHGFTVVEVGAQEVRASYHLIPSSDIRVDYSGRPEELAARFSRRDFLVQPGAITAA from the coding sequence TTGTCCCAGCCCCTGCACCGCCGGACCATCCTGAAGTGCATCGTCGCCGTGGCGGCGAGTACCGCCCTCGGTTGTCCCGAGAAGGAGCCGCCCGTGGAGGAGGGGCGCGCGTACTTCCCCCAGTCCGTGGCCTCGGGAGACCCGCGCTCCGGCGGCGTGGTGCTGTGGACGCGCGCGGTGGACTCCGAGCACCCGGACGCGGACGTCGAGCTCACCCTGGAGGTCGCCACGGACGAGGGCTTCACGCGCCGCGTGCTGGAGCTGGACGGGCTGCGCGCCACCCTGGCGCACGACCACACCCTCAAGGTGAAGGTGACGAACCTCCAGCCCGGGACGCGCTACTACTACCGCTTCATCGTCGAGAAGGATGACAAGCGGCTGGGCTCGCCCGTGGGCCGCACCCGCACCGCTCCGGCTCCGGACTCGGGCGTGCCCGTGCGCTTCGCGGTGGCCAACTGCCAGGACTTCCGCGGGCGCTACTACAACTCCTGGCAGCGCCTGCTGCAGCTCGACGAGGACCTCGACTTCATCCTGTTCGTCGGGGACTACATCTACGAGTCCGACTCCTCGGTCGTCCCCTCGCCGGACCCCGCGCGCAACGTGAGCTTCACGGACCCGGGCTCCGCCATGCCCCGGAGCGTGGGCGGAGGCACGGAGCTCGTCGCCAACGCCGTCTCCAACTACCGGGACCTCTACCGCGCCTACCGCTCCGATCCCTTCCTCCAGCAGGTGCACGCGCGCTACCCGTTCATCGTCACCTGGGACGACCACGAGTTCTCCGACGACTGCTGGGACGCGCACGCCACGTACACCAACGGGCGCGCCGACGAATTCCAGCCAGACCGGCGGCGCAACGCGGAGCTGGCCTTCTTCGAGTACCAGCCCATCGACCCCACCGACGCGCCCCCGGGCGCCATCGACGCCGAAGGCGTGCCCCGCTTCCCGGACACGCGCATCTGGCGCGACTTCACCTTCGGGAGCCACCTGCGGCTGCTCGTCACCGACTACCGCACCCACCGGCCGGACCACCTCATCCCCGAGGACGCCTACCCGGGCACGGTGGCCATGGACGCGGCGGTGCTGGCCTCGCTGGGCCTCACGGGGGCCTTCGCCACGGACGCCTTCGCGTACGTGAACATCGACGCCTTCCCGGAGCGCAAGGCCGTGTTGCAGGGCGCGTACGTGCAGCTCGCGGTGGCCGCGGGGCTGGCGCAGGCGGATGCGGCGGCGCGGGCCGCGGCGGCCGTGCGGGGCAACCTCGCGCTGGCCTACGTCAACCCGGTCCTCACGGCGGCGGCCCGGCCCGGCGCGGGCCCCATCGACCCGGCGGGCCAGCCACGCGGCCTGGCCTTCGTACACCTGGGGAAGACGGACCTGTTCACCCGCGTGGGCGCGCGCTACGTGGTCATCAAGGACACCTTCGACGTGTACGCCGCCTGGCTCCAGGCCACCTCCGGGGCGCAGGACGCGCTCGGTCAGGCCCAGGAGGCGTGGCTGCTGGAGTCGGCGGAGAGCGCGCAGACGTGGAAGGTGGTGGCGAGCTCCGTGTCACCCACGTCGATGGTGTGGGACCTGCGCGCCAAGGCGGACGTGGAGCCGGCCTCGGTGCGCAACCGCTACTACTACAGCGTGGACCAGTGGGACGGCTTCCCGGACAAGCGGCGCCAGCTGCTGGATGGGATGCGCGAGCGCGCCGGGGGCCGCGTTCTCTTCGTCGCGGGGGACATCCACGCGTCCTTCGCCTCGGTGGAGCACGGGGTGCCGGCCCTCACCGCGCCCGCCATCTCCTCGACGGCCGTCCAGGAGGAGGCCGGCGCGGAGGTGGAGGCCGCGGGCTTCCCTCCCGGCTCCGCCGTCTACCGCTACGTCGTCACCGAGCTGGAGACCACCTTCCGCGAGGGCAACCCGGGCATCGCCTTCGTGGACACCGAGGCCCACGGCTTCACGGTGGTGGAGGTGGGGGCCCAGGAGGTCCGGGCCTCGTACCACCTCATCCCCAGCAGCGACATCCGGGTGGACTACTCGGGCCGGCCCGAGGAGCTCGCGGCGCGCTTCTCCCGCCGCGACTTCCTCGTCCAGCCCGGTGCCATCACCGCGGCGTGA
- a CDS encoding tetratricopeptide repeat protein yields the protein MDDARRARIAELCSVGDLLAEQKDLPAALLKFREALALIPRPVELYDEATRVLTAIGDACFHLGLFSESRHALHGAMRSAGGRGVPFLHMRLGQCELELGNLERAADEFSRAYESGGRKLVEGSAPKYLEFVRTLNLP from the coding sequence ATGGATGACGCTCGTCGCGCGAGGATTGCCGAGCTGTGCTCCGTGGGAGACCTGTTGGCCGAGCAGAAGGATCTGCCGGCCGCGCTCCTGAAGTTCCGCGAGGCGCTCGCGCTCATTCCAAGGCCCGTGGAGTTGTACGATGAGGCGACCCGGGTGCTCACGGCCATCGGGGACGCGTGCTTCCACCTGGGGCTGTTCAGCGAGAGCCGGCACGCGCTGCATGGAGCGATGCGCAGCGCCGGAGGCAGGGGCGTGCCCTTCCTGCACATGCGGCTGGGACAGTGCGAGCTGGAGCTGGGCAACCTGGAGCGGGCCGCGGACGAGTTCTCGCGGGCCTACGAGTCAGGTGGACGGAAGCTCGTCGAGGGGAGTGCGCCCAAGTACCTCGAGTTCGTGCGGACGCTGAACCTGCCGTAG
- a CDS encoding hybrid sensor histidine kinase/response regulator, which produces MSAPTAANRRILVVDDNQAIHQDFRKILCAPPASTALDAMEAALFGGPETAPVDAGFEVDSAYQGEEGIARVKAAVADGRPYALAFVDIRMPPGIDGVETARRLWKEDEDLQIVLCSAYSDYSWEEMTQRLGLSQRLLILRKPFDNIEVRQLAHALTEKWELLRQSHRRLEDLSREVEEWTRELAMANERLRKEMEDRAKLELRLAQSQRLEALGRLSGGLAHEINNPLSVIMASVGFMRAELEDQVKGGRQADAKELSEVCADALIGAERILRIVNDFRLFSRLDGQPPGRVDLREVLDHALSGASYTLGPKAQVVRDFQDVPAVWGSEQGLEQVFLGLLNNAGYAIQGTAEPRVTIVARQRDDGWVVVEVKDNGTGIPPEHLGRIFDPFFTTKPPGTGTGLGLSICYGIVSGLGGSIEVDSAPGKGSTFRVKLPRGPEAMVSAVGPAEQQ; this is translated from the coding sequence ATGAGTGCCCCCACCGCAGCCAACCGCCGCATCCTGGTGGTGGACGACAACCAGGCCATCCACCAGGACTTCCGCAAGATTCTGTGTGCGCCACCGGCCAGCACCGCGCTGGACGCCATGGAAGCCGCGCTCTTCGGAGGCCCCGAGACGGCGCCCGTGGACGCGGGCTTCGAGGTGGACTCGGCCTATCAGGGCGAGGAGGGCATCGCCCGGGTGAAGGCCGCGGTGGCCGACGGGCGGCCGTACGCCCTGGCCTTCGTGGACATCCGCATGCCTCCCGGCATCGACGGCGTGGAGACGGCGCGCCGCCTGTGGAAGGAGGACGAGGACCTGCAGATCGTCCTGTGCTCGGCCTACTCCGACTACTCGTGGGAGGAGATGACGCAGCGGCTGGGGCTCAGCCAGCGCCTGCTCATCCTGCGCAAGCCCTTCGACAACATCGAGGTGCGGCAGCTGGCGCACGCGCTCACCGAGAAGTGGGAGCTGTTGCGCCAGAGCCACCGGCGGCTGGAGGACCTGTCGCGCGAGGTGGAGGAGTGGACGCGCGAGCTGGCCATGGCCAACGAGCGGCTGCGCAAGGAGATGGAGGACCGGGCGAAGCTGGAGCTGCGCCTGGCCCAGTCCCAGCGGCTGGAGGCGCTCGGGCGGTTGAGCGGCGGACTGGCCCACGAAATCAACAACCCCTTGAGCGTCATCATGGCGAGCGTGGGCTTCATGCGCGCGGAGCTGGAGGACCAGGTGAAGGGGGGCCGGCAGGCGGACGCGAAGGAGTTGAGCGAGGTGTGCGCGGACGCGTTGATCGGCGCCGAGCGCATCCTGCGCATCGTCAATGACTTCCGGCTCTTCTCGCGGCTGGACGGGCAGCCGCCGGGACGGGTGGATCTGCGCGAGGTGCTGGACCACGCCCTGTCGGGTGCCAGCTACACGCTGGGGCCCAAGGCGCAGGTGGTGCGTGACTTCCAGGACGTGCCGGCCGTGTGGGGCAGCGAGCAGGGATTGGAGCAGGTCTTCCTCGGGCTGCTGAACAACGCGGGGTACGCCATCCAGGGCACGGCGGAGCCGCGGGTGACGATCGTCGCGCGCCAGCGGGACGACGGCTGGGTGGTGGTGGAGGTGAAGGACAACGGGACGGGGATTCCCCCGGAGCACCTGGGCCGCATCTTCGACCCCTTCTTCACCACGAAGCCGCCGGGGACGGGGACGGGCCTGGGCCTGTCCATCTGCTACGGCATCGTCTCGGGGCTGGGTGGCAGCATCGAGGTGGACAGCGCGCCGGGCAAGGGCTCCACCTTCCGGGTGAAGCTGCCGCGCGGGCCGGAGGCCATGGTGTCGGCCGTGGGTCCCGCGGAGCAGCAGTAA
- a CDS encoding esterase/lipase family protein has translation MNRHLVLVPGFGGFDALGTLRYYEGVTGVLVRTPLVLHYFPNLPTASVSTRAEQLLAFLHERWRRNELRPGDEIHLVGHSTGGLDLRQLLLRYRELEQSSDRSGDGAALEVLRHIRSVQFLSTPHRGTNLAAQMSHPLIRALLIRPLLRIGYETVRGLRERGTALSGHLLRGVLFRGRRLESANWIDAFLDTLQASYSREGAYPSALARASYFELLRWLLHMASDSSALSDLNPTRLGNAPPSPAHEDHPESERRFLDEHGIRYASIVTVARPKTGRRLDLFNQLYSLTADSPVARLGQAQAVQKLMDPRSARMLTPADNDGLVNTVSQVWPDAASSYLVEADHADVIGHFQADTREDSRGSLKRYDLLNSSSGFDALAFEALWTRIAAFVEGRAYHEDVKTHRPTSRASMPIDAHL, from the coding sequence ATGAACCGTCATCTCGTGCTCGTCCCGGGCTTCGGCGGGTTCGATGCCCTCGGTACCCTGCGTTACTACGAAGGTGTCACCGGCGTGCTGGTGCGGACTCCACTCGTCCTGCACTACTTCCCCAACCTCCCCACGGCCAGCGTGAGCACCCGCGCCGAGCAGCTGCTCGCCTTTCTCCACGAGCGCTGGCGCCGCAACGAGCTGCGTCCGGGGGATGAAATCCACCTCGTGGGGCACTCCACCGGCGGGCTCGACCTGCGGCAGCTCCTGCTGCGCTACCGCGAGCTGGAGCAGTCCTCGGACCGTAGCGGGGATGGCGCGGCGCTGGAGGTGCTCCGGCACATCCGCTCGGTGCAATTCCTCTCCACGCCCCATCGCGGGACGAACCTCGCCGCCCAGATGAGCCATCCGTTGATCCGCGCCCTGCTCATCCGCCCCCTCCTGCGCATCGGCTACGAGACCGTGCGCGGGTTGCGCGAGCGGGGCACCGCGTTGAGCGGCCACCTGCTGCGCGGCGTCCTCTTCCGGGGCAGGCGCCTGGAGTCGGCCAATTGGATCGACGCCTTCCTGGATACGCTGCAGGCCAGCTACTCCCGCGAGGGCGCCTACCCCAGCGCCCTGGCGCGCGCCTCGTACTTCGAGCTGCTCCGCTGGCTGCTCCACATGGCCAGCGACTCCTCGGCCCTCAGCGACCTCAACCCCACGCGGCTCGGGAACGCGCCTCCCAGCCCGGCGCACGAGGACCACCCCGAGAGCGAGCGGCGCTTCCTCGACGAGCACGGCATCCGCTACGCCTCCATCGTCACCGTGGCGCGGCCCAAGACGGGACGGCGGTTGGACCTCTTCAACCAGCTGTACTCGCTCACGGCCGACTCGCCCGTGGCGCGGTTGGGGCAGGCGCAGGCCGTGCAGAAGCTGATGGATCCCCGCTCCGCCCGCATGCTCACCCCGGCCGACAACGACGGGCTCGTCAACACCGTCTCCCAGGTCTGGCCCGACGCCGCCTCCTCCTATCTCGTCGAGGCCGACCACGCCGACGTCATCGGCCACTTCCAGGCCGACACCCGCGAGGACTCCCGCGGCTCCCTCAAGCGGTACGACCTGCTCAACTCGTCCTCGGGCTTCGACGCGCTCGCCTTCGAGGCGCTGTGGACGCGGATCGCCGCCTTCGTGGAGGGCCGCGCCTACCACGAGGACGTCAAGACACACCGCCCCACCTCCAGGGCCTCGATGCCCATCGACGCCCACCTCTGA
- a CDS encoding GNAT family N-acetyltransferase has protein sequence MSVTVRSARPEDAPALGRMGAALVRLHHAYDSERFMEPERDVESGYRWWLSRELKRQGAVVLVAEREGRVVGYVYATVEGRDWNALLDAHGELHDLWVDESERGSGVGALLAEEMIRRLRAQGLPRIILMTASQNEAARRLFARLGWRPTMVEMTRELGDSGE, from the coding sequence ATGTCCGTCACCGTCCGGAGCGCCAGACCCGAGGACGCGCCCGCGCTGGGCCGCATGGGCGCGGCGCTCGTCCGCCTGCATCACGCGTACGACTCCGAGCGCTTCATGGAGCCGGAGCGGGATGTGGAGTCGGGCTACCGCTGGTGGCTGTCGCGGGAGCTGAAGCGGCAGGGCGCGGTGGTGCTGGTGGCGGAGCGGGAGGGGCGGGTGGTGGGCTACGTCTACGCCACCGTGGAGGGCCGTGACTGGAACGCGCTGCTGGACGCGCACGGCGAGCTGCACGACCTCTGGGTGGACGAGTCGGAGCGGGGCAGTGGCGTGGGCGCGCTGCTCGCCGAGGAGATGATTCGCCGGCTGCGGGCCCAGGGGTTGCCGCGCATCATCCTGATGACGGCGTCACAGAACGAGGCGGCGCGGCGGCTCTTCGCGCGGCTCGGCTGGCGTCCCACGATGGTGGAGATGACGCGCGAGCTGGGGGACTCCGGGGAGTAG